DNA from Danaus plexippus chromosome 6, MEX_DaPlex, whole genome shotgun sequence:
ataaacagaaaaattgttttatttacatacaaaaaaacacaCACCTTAACAATgctaatatgtaataaatatgccgttttatttgaaaacatactccaaacaaaaattaaaaaatgttatacctaatttacttttttttgcaattttcaaatgatttttatatatatatatatttctttttaaatatctgaatTTAATTCCATCTTGTCAGATTTATTgtgttataagatattttatctcACAAAcggttaaaatacatttaggtTCAATTAAATGCTGCATCATTCGTGGGAGTCGACGCCCGTGTTGAAGAACTCGTTCCAAGCGACGGCAGCGGGGAACGGTAGGAAACGATAAATgtactgaaaataaatgaatcgAGATATAATGGAAAAGTTACCTATTTATATGGGGAGATGGGGagaaattatttgtatggGAAGGTTATGGTATATTCCAATGTCGAATAGCTCAACAGTTTTCTTTCTTGCATTGAATTGATTTATAGTGAGCTGTTGATCAAACTGTTAAGAAGATCAAAAGTAATGCACAACTAGACACATTAAAGGCTTCTTGTGAGGATTACTGTGGGCAGTTGATGTTAATATTACATAGAGATACTAACTCTGTTCATGAAGTGTAGTTCCTGTGGGACGGTGATCTCCAAGATGTCTCTCCTTACAGCGTCAACGATCAAGTCAGCGGTCTCACTAGCAGACACCACCTTCATCAGACTAGGGAACCGGATGCGGGGTTTCTTGCATAACCCAGTGTCAACCATGTATGGACATATCGTTGTGAATTTAATCtaaaacaaattcatatatttagaaatttatttagacaataaaagaaactaactaactaacacgggcggacgagaagtgatcacggtcgctgcaaagtaaccgaaacgtcgggagtatgtagttaaagTAATAGAATAAGccaattaataatagtattccgaaaaatattagttccatttCCATCCacaagtcttagatctcattgcaataaaagaaatatacaattttgggAGAATTGTGCGGGCACGGATTAGTCAAAGACGTTTCAGTTTCGAGGGTAttgaatataacatacaaGAACATGTAAAGTTTACCAACCAAGGCTCCACAGTTATAATCTAGATAACGATAACATATGAAGGACTATTGATAACGACTAtccaacaatattattattacctttcacactaaacaataaaaagttcAACGTTCTGACAGTTTTTGCAAATGATAAACACTTGATAATGAAAGTCAATTATCTAATATCTGATAAATATTTGGTACAAACGTCTAGTGTTATGCGTCGTAAATGCTAACTCAATGTGTATATGTGGGTGTATGAGTCCGTACAAGAAGGATAATTTATggcactttaaataaaactatgatataaaacgttaataaaaatatgcatatcGCTCGCTGAGATAACGACTGgttcatttttatatgtctAATGTAAATGATCCCATTTCAAAGTGTAATCGCTATTTGAAATGTTAGTGacgaactaaaaaatataaatgagtatAGATTATTTTgccataatattaatatagtaaccTAATCGAGAAGTAATAGCTATGGCCTATGTATTTAGACGTCTTATGTATACCGGCCACTGTCTAAACTAACCGTATTTCTATAATGTTACTTAAGATTTTCGATTGCActcatttaaacgaaactaatatttttgcatactacgccttttttatttttttataaccacataatcccgacatttcggttCTTTCACACTAACCGTGATCATTTTATAGCTTTTGCAAAATACTGTTTAGTTGAATTATgacgaaaatatatacacatattattgaatgatttcaaaataaaaaaaggctaTTTGTCCGTTGGTTCGTTAGCACTTACAATAAATTAGTGAAATTGGATAATGGTATCATACccgttcaaaaaatataaacctaCAGTCAGTTTAATTGTGACGATAAAAACCTCTTTACATTAATAGTTACAGGTCATTTTAAGACATAGTTGAATGTATTCACCTTatagtttttctatttatataactatcgcagtttttatatcaaactaaCTTACCCCGCTAAACTCTCTTGGATCCTCTTTGAGTTCAATCGCCAATGCCTCCATGATGCCTCTGACGGCGTACTTTGACCCACAGTACGGAACCAGGTTGCGAAGTCCCATCAGCCCCGCCATAGAGGACATCGCCACTATATGACCGTGGTTCCTCTCCATCATTGATGGAAGAAAAGCTTGGATCATCTGAACAAAACGGTCAACTTGATATTAAACAGAACTCAAAGGTTatgagaacaaaaaaaatatcaaatcaatattgttgtatgtataaatCAACTTCTTGTATGCATAAGCATTTTTacgaaaattttctttttattgaaacggtttagaaaataacaattaattgttCTGTTAGCATATTTGGTAATTTCGTAAAAAGAACTCGAACGAGCCATAACTCCTCAAACAGGTCGCAGATGCCAGATACCACAATCTTCAGTTTAAATGTATCAGATGAGACATTCGCCAGAATGTTTGTCCAATGCGaggaaaattttcaataattattcgACAAATCTGATGTGTCACAAAAAATACTCGTAAACTATGATGAATTATGTTGACTCATATAGAAACAattcatatttactttaaaaacaaggaaaatatttagatagatATGAATATTAGTCACGTTCGTTGtcttcataactttctttaatTTCGTCTTGGGTGTAAAGTTATCTGCGCTCACCCATAGGTTAGCGTTGACGTTGATGTCGTTCATCAGTCTTATTTCTTTCTCCGTCTGGTTAAGGAGCGGCTTGCAAGGCATGATCCCAGCGTTGTTCACGAGGATCGACACCTCGCCAACTTCATGACGGATTTTTTCAGCCATTTGCATCACAGCAGCGCGATCGGTGACGTCACACCTGAATATGTAATTAGTAGAAacgtattttatacttttataggTTTATCTTGAAATTTTTTTGCTGTAAAATTCGAGATTTTCAAATGCTACATGGAATACATCTGAGGGACATTGAGTTTACGAATATATATCATTGGAAATGACAATGAGAGCGgaagacgagatgtgaatgatCATCGGGAAAGGTCGGGAgtgtatactttttaaaataacaaaatgcgTGTAGtcatatccgaaaaatattagtttcatttaaataaatactcgcgaaagtcttagatctcattcaGTCCAAAAATGTGAAACCTGGGCATGATTTACAGTTATGGAGGTTTCTTACTTATCCAGGTCCCATTTAATAAGTTTCACTGTATTTCatgtttctttataaacaaaaaatatgaagagaAAGTTCTAGAAGATTTAAATGTGGAGGTAAAGCTATCCAACTATTCCACGTACTGATAACTGAATGCCTTATTCTTCTCCTGTTTGATGATCCTGACGGTTTCCTCGTTGGTGGAGGCGTTGATGTCGACACACACCAGGGTAGCTCCGAGTCTTGCGAACCGCAGCGCCATCTCACGACCGATGCCATGACCGGTACCCGTGATCTGAAACACCAAAAAGACGATTCAATAGATTTGCTATAAGTATGACGTATCAATTTGTAACTCTAAGGAAAGGATGTCCAGTAATCATTTTTCGGTATTGATGTCTGTGTAACGAGGAGAcgatattattgattattctcATAAAAATCTAATCAAACATTAGTTGTAGTCGCTGATTTCATTTAAGATTCAATGCAATtatcacttattttatattttacaaaagaagtaaaaaaaaaacaagttacaTAGTCACTTAATGGGTTTTTGGTTACCATTT
Protein-coding regions in this window:
- the LOC116779163 gene encoding short-chain dehydrogenase/reductase family 16C member 6 isoform X1 — translated: MDFQGALQVVFDLLWTLIKVNYLTVVGMWRTIMPPDPKDVREEVVLITGTGHGIGREMALRFARLGATLVCVDINASTNEETVRIIKQEKNKAFSYQCDVTDRAAVMQMAEKIRHEVGEVSILVNNAGIMPCKPLLNQTEKEIRLMNDINVNANLWMIQAFLPSMMERNHGHIVAMSSMAGLMGLRNLVPYCGSKYAVRGIMEALAIELKEDPREFSGIKFTTICPYMVDTGLCKKPRIRFPSLMKVVSASETADLIVDAVRRDILEITVPQELHFMNRYIYRFLPFPAAVAWNEFFNTGVDSHE
- the LOC116779163 gene encoding short-chain dehydrogenase/reductase family 16C member 6 isoform X2, whose translation is MWRTIMPPDPKDVREEVVLITGTGHGIGREMALRFARLGATLVCVDINASTNEETVRIIKQEKNKAFSYQCDVTDRAAVMQMAEKIRHEVGEVSILVNNAGIMPCKPLLNQTEKEIRLMNDINVNANLWMIQAFLPSMMERNHGHIVAMSSMAGLMGLRNLVPYCGSKYAVRGIMEALAIELKEDPREFSGIKFTTICPYMVDTGLCKKPRIRFPSLMKVVSASETADLIVDAVRRDILEITVPQELHFMNRYIYRFLPFPAAVAWNEFFNTGVDSHE